From the genome of Bordetella sp. H567, one region includes:
- a CDS encoding Bug family tripartite tricarboxylate transporter substrate binding protein, producing MDHRSGIAALCAALALPLAAGAAQAADDYPSKPITLIIGFAPGGPTDAIGRVLFKKVSQELNTPIIIENKAGAGGNIGTQELMRARPDGYTLMYGTSSVTTAPPLFDRADLDPRKAFVAASCSVNVPLILLTPAKMNVATAEDLYAAVKANPGKYFMGSSGNGSIDHLVGMDIANRLGLNFQHVPYKGNGPALTDLVAGNTSFMYSGSFNSALPFIQNGQVKPLAVTSGKRSQALPQVPTLSESVKALQGFDAGTWQILAAPRGTPEPILKKLDAALQSALKDPEVMKSLRFQGAEPMDKDPAQCQAYIASEYERWSTTIKRLGLKGN from the coding sequence ATGGACCATCGATCAGGCATCGCGGCGCTGTGCGCCGCCCTGGCGCTGCCGCTCGCGGCCGGCGCCGCACAGGCCGCCGACGACTATCCCAGCAAGCCCATCACGCTGATCATCGGCTTCGCGCCCGGCGGTCCGACGGACGCCATCGGGCGCGTCCTGTTCAAGAAGGTGTCCCAGGAACTCAATACCCCGATCATCATCGAGAACAAGGCAGGCGCCGGCGGCAACATCGGCACGCAGGAACTGATGCGGGCCAGGCCGGACGGCTATACGCTGATGTACGGCACGTCGTCCGTCACGACCGCGCCCCCGCTGTTCGACCGCGCCGACCTGGATCCGCGCAAGGCCTTCGTCGCCGCCAGTTGCTCGGTCAACGTGCCGTTGATCCTGCTCACCCCGGCCAAGATGAACGTCGCCACCGCCGAGGATCTCTACGCCGCGGTCAAGGCCAATCCCGGCAAGTACTTCATGGGCTCGTCGGGCAACGGGTCCATCGATCATCTGGTCGGCATGGATATCGCCAACCGGCTGGGCCTGAACTTCCAACATGTCCCGTACAAGGGCAATGGCCCGGCGCTGACCGACCTGGTCGCCGGCAATACCAGCTTCATGTATTCCGGCTCGTTCAACAGCGCCCTGCCCTTCATCCAGAACGGGCAGGTCAAGCCACTTGCCGTCACCTCCGGCAAGCGTTCGCAGGCCCTGCCGCAAGTGCCCACGCTGAGCGAAAGCGTCAAGGCGCTGCAGGGCTTCGATGCGGGCACCTGGCAGATACTGGCCGCGCCGCGGGGCACGCCGGAGCCCATCCTGAAGAAGCTGGACGCCGCGCTGCAATCCGCGCTGAAGGATCCGGAGGTCATGAAGAGCCTGCGATTCCAGGGCGCGGAGCCGATGGACAAGGACCCGGCACAATGCCAGGCGTATATCGCCAGCGAATACGAGCGCTGGTCCACGACGATCAAGCGGCTGGGCCTGAAGGGAAACTGA
- a CDS encoding CoA transferase has protein sequence MPTLSPLAEEACRAISALSAPHQTLDADPATRLRFHGAAPAFDTPHKLTLAAASAIGVYALGVEQWWRMARGQHQTIGIDWMQAACSLNPGHFQTQSGYSLPALSLLTELKADFYRTVDGRWFFPIGSYPHLRDGVLDLLQCANTAEALGAAIGRREAAELEEAFAQRKLPGIHARSRQEWLAHPQGAMLANLPVIQVEKIADSEPEPAGATALPTDTRALQGLRVLDLGHVIAGPVVARSLAEHGADVLRVTSPMMQDPFRQTVDTNIGKRSAFLDLDRAVDLQRTRGLIAGADVVVQSWRPGSMARRGLGAEEAAHIRPGVIYVSVSCFGDTGPWGNRGGFEQLGQAISGVSVAEGGGGRPRIVPTYLLNDYLTGYLGAAGVMMALIRRAREGGSYHVKVSLARTSMWVQELGLDPAFDAAKPRRHFAEALTPVLETRQSAYGPLEQLPPVARFSRTPAGWTLPPAPNGAHAPEWLAA, from the coding sequence ATGCCCACTTTATCCCCGCTGGCCGAAGAGGCCTGCCGCGCCATTTCCGCCTTGTCCGCGCCGCACCAAACGCTGGACGCCGACCCCGCCACCCGCCTGCGCTTTCACGGCGCGGCGCCGGCCTTCGATACGCCGCACAAGCTGACGCTGGCCGCGGCCAGCGCGATCGGCGTCTACGCATTGGGCGTAGAGCAATGGTGGCGCATGGCGCGCGGGCAGCACCAGACCATCGGCATCGACTGGATGCAGGCGGCCTGCTCGCTGAATCCCGGCCATTTCCAGACGCAGAGCGGCTATTCGCTGCCGGCCCTGTCGCTGCTGACCGAACTGAAGGCGGATTTCTACCGGACGGTCGATGGCCGCTGGTTCTTCCCCATCGGGTCGTATCCGCACCTGCGCGATGGCGTGCTGGACCTGCTGCAATGCGCGAATACCGCCGAAGCCCTGGGCGCGGCGATCGGCCGGCGTGAGGCGGCGGAACTGGAAGAGGCCTTCGCGCAGCGCAAGCTGCCCGGCATCCACGCCCGGTCGCGACAGGAATGGCTGGCGCATCCGCAAGGCGCGATGCTGGCGAACCTGCCGGTGATCCAGGTGGAGAAGATTGCCGACAGCGAGCCCGAACCTGCCGGCGCCACCGCATTGCCCACCGATACGCGCGCGCTGCAGGGCCTGCGGGTGCTGGACCTGGGCCATGTGATCGCCGGGCCGGTCGTCGCCCGTTCGCTGGCGGAACACGGCGCCGATGTGCTGCGCGTGACCTCGCCCATGATGCAGGATCCGTTTCGCCAGACCGTGGACACCAATATCGGTAAGCGCTCGGCCTTCCTGGACCTGGACCGGGCCGTGGACCTGCAGCGGACTCGCGGGCTGATCGCCGGCGCCGATGTGGTGGTGCAGTCCTGGCGGCCGGGCAGCATGGCGCGACGTGGCCTGGGCGCGGAAGAAGCCGCGCACATCCGTCCCGGTGTCATCTACGTCAGCGTCAGCTGCTTCGGCGACACGGGCCCCTGGGGGAATCGCGGCGGCTTCGAGCAACTGGGCCAGGCGATCAGCGGCGTGTCGGTCGCCGAGGGCGGCGGCGGCCGTCCGCGCATCGTGCCGACGTATCTGCTGAACGACTATCTGACCGGCTATCTGGGCGCGGCCGGCGTCATGATGGCGCTGATCCGCCGCGCGCGCGAAGGCGGCAGCTATCACGTCAAGGTATCGCTGGCGCGGACGTCGATGTGGGTGCAGGAACTGGGCCTGGATCCCGCCTTCGACGCCGCCAAGCCGCGCCGCCACTTCGCCGAAGCGCTGACGCCGGTGCTGGAAACGCGCCAGTCGGCCTACGGCCCGCTGGAACAGCTGCCACCGGTGGCGCGGTTTTCGCGCACGCCGGCGGGCTGGACGCTGCCGCCCGCGCCCAATGGCGCGCATGCGCCGGAATGGCTGGCCGCCTGA
- a CDS encoding LysR family transcriptional regulator — protein sequence MLNARLLRQFIAVAEELHYGRAAQRVGIAQSPLSQAIQRLEVYVGTPLFLRNKRSVALTPAGRVFLEEAHQWLQYERIAVERAQHAAGGEIGQLSIGFIGSAGYGFMPELIGRFRSLYPQVRLRVVEMTTRDQLDQLKGRSLDVGLLRTPLPQEGAMIHTRLHQYDRLMAAVPLHHPLAGRKRIALRELAQDSFVAFSRDKVPAAHAQLISACATAGFHPRIEQECAQVASVVCLVAAGLSVALIPSNLASLIHPKVRYIPLSDKTESLRQEISLAWRRDDDNPALACFLDAARPLSMARG from the coding sequence ATGCTGAACGCCCGACTCCTGCGCCAATTCATCGCCGTCGCCGAAGAACTGCACTACGGCCGCGCCGCGCAGCGCGTGGGCATTGCCCAGTCCCCGCTCAGCCAGGCCATCCAGCGCCTGGAGGTCTACGTCGGTACGCCCCTGTTCCTGCGCAACAAGCGTTCGGTCGCGCTCACGCCGGCCGGCCGCGTTTTCCTGGAAGAAGCCCATCAATGGCTGCAATACGAGCGCATCGCGGTGGAGCGCGCGCAGCACGCGGCCGGCGGCGAGATCGGGCAGCTGTCCATCGGCTTCATCGGCAGCGCCGGCTACGGCTTCATGCCGGAATTGATCGGCCGCTTCCGCAGCCTGTATCCCCAGGTGCGCCTGCGCGTCGTCGAAATGACCACGCGCGACCAGCTTGACCAGTTGAAGGGCCGTTCGCTGGACGTTGGCTTGCTGCGTACGCCCCTGCCGCAGGAAGGGGCGATGATCCATACACGGCTGCATCAATACGACCGCCTGATGGCCGCCGTGCCCCTGCACCACCCCTTGGCCGGCCGCAAGCGGATCGCCTTGCGCGAACTGGCGCAGGATTCCTTCGTCGCGTTCTCGCGCGACAAGGTACCGGCCGCGCATGCGCAGCTGATCTCGGCCTGCGCGACCGCCGGCTTCCATCCACGCATCGAACAGGAATGCGCCCAGGTGGCGAGCGTGGTGTGCCTGGTGGCCGCGGGCCTGTCGGTGGCGCTCATCCCCAGCAATCTCGCGTCCCTGATCCATCCCAAGGTGCGCTACATCCCGCTGTCGGACAAGACGGAATCCCTGCGCCAGGAAATCTCGCTGGCCTGGCGCCGCGATGACGACAACCCCGCCCTGGCGTGCTTCCTGGATGCGGCACGGCCCCTGTCGATGGCGCGGGGATAG
- a CDS encoding EamA family transporter produces MPPRDLALAFVVILAWGMNFVVIKVGLNGIPPMLLGGLRFLLAAVPAIFFVKRPAIPLRWLAAYGATISLGQFAFLFTAMAVGMPAGLASVVLQAQAFFTVALSALLLHERFRAHNAAGLIVAACGLALIGEQGGAGMTLMGFTLTLCAALMWGLGNIATKKAGKADMLGLVVWGSLIPPIPFFLLSWWLEGPDRIHAALVSVHGSSVFAVIYLSFIATLVGYGLWAWLMSRHPAAQVAPFSLLIPVIGLAAAAGLLGEIPTPPQIGGALLVMAGLVINTFGGRRRAARADRPA; encoded by the coding sequence ATGCCGCCCCGCGATCTGGCCTTGGCCTTCGTCGTCATTCTTGCCTGGGGAATGAACTTTGTCGTCATCAAGGTCGGCCTGAACGGTATTCCGCCCATGCTGCTGGGTGGCCTGCGTTTCCTGCTGGCCGCCGTTCCGGCGATTTTCTTCGTCAAGCGCCCCGCCATCCCCCTGCGCTGGCTGGCGGCCTACGGCGCGACGATATCGTTGGGGCAATTCGCCTTCCTGTTTACCGCCATGGCGGTGGGCATGCCGGCCGGCCTGGCCTCGGTGGTACTGCAGGCCCAGGCCTTCTTCACGGTGGCCTTGAGCGCGCTGCTGTTGCACGAACGCTTCCGCGCGCACAATGCCGCGGGATTGATCGTCGCGGCCTGCGGGCTGGCCTTGATCGGCGAGCAAGGCGGTGCCGGCATGACGCTGATGGGCTTCACCCTGACATTGTGCGCGGCGCTGATGTGGGGCCTGGGAAATATCGCCACCAAGAAGGCCGGCAAGGCCGACATGCTGGGGCTGGTGGTCTGGGGAAGCTTGATACCGCCGATACCTTTCTTCCTGTTGTCCTGGTGGCTGGAGGGACCGGACCGCATCCACGCCGCGCTGGTGTCGGTGCATGGCTCGTCGGTGTTCGCGGTGATTTACCTTTCCTTCATCGCCACGCTGGTCGGCTATGGGCTATGGGCGTGGCTGATGTCGCGCCATCCTGCCGCGCAGGTGGCGCCGTTTTCGCTGTTGATCCCGGTCATCGGATTGGCGGCGGCGGCGGGCCTGCTGGGAGAAATCCCTACACCGCCGCAGATCGGAGGCGCCCTGCTGGTGATGGCCGGACTGGTGATCAATACCTTTGGAGGGCGCCGCCGCGCGGCGCGCGCCGACCGGCCGGCATAG
- a CDS encoding DUF748 domain-containing protein: MTKPAKIILLAVLLIVLIAVGALHIASRLVISRIQDIMGDKGHAAHIDVGWTRIVLQDVEIGAPPDWPSRQTLRAARVTLEPDWRALLSDRIDIRRVEVSDYYLSILRSADGSLQILPTLRQRARERAEARGEATEEQGHPKRETAVGLLVLDKGRLDFFDGRIAKTPYRVPFENVHAEIGPLHAPANDEHTQIKMKGQMVGKQRRGTVTVDGWLALPSHDTDMRTTTSGADVGLLAPYLQRHAPSLLAAGQLDLDMTTHVRDQRLSAQGKAKLRDLEFNNSSSLSTLPRRAIIAALEDRKGEVSFEFTLQGSLKDPKFSLTDDLSTRIVGGFAKAVGVSVEGVAEGVGSAVKGLGGAIGELLGK, from the coding sequence ATGACCAAACCGGCCAAAATCATCCTCCTCGCCGTCCTGCTCATCGTCCTCATCGCGGTCGGCGCCCTGCATATCGCGTCGCGTCTCGTGATCAGCCGCATCCAGGACATCATGGGTGACAAGGGCCACGCCGCCCACATCGACGTGGGTTGGACGCGCATCGTGCTGCAGGATGTGGAAATCGGCGCCCCACCCGACTGGCCCTCGCGCCAGACGCTGCGTGCGGCCCGCGTCACGCTGGAGCCGGACTGGCGGGCCCTGCTTTCGGATCGCATCGACATTCGCCGGGTGGAGGTCAGCGACTACTACCTGTCCATCCTGCGTTCCGCGGACGGCAGCCTGCAGATCCTGCCGACGCTGCGCCAGCGTGCCCGCGAACGCGCCGAGGCCCGTGGCGAAGCGACCGAGGAGCAAGGCCATCCCAAGCGCGAAACCGCCGTCGGCCTGCTGGTGCTGGACAAGGGACGCCTGGATTTCTTCGACGGCCGCATCGCCAAAACGCCGTACCGGGTCCCTTTCGAGAACGTCCACGCCGAAATCGGGCCCCTGCATGCCCCTGCCAACGACGAACACACACAGATAAAGATGAAGGGCCAGATGGTCGGCAAGCAGCGACGCGGCACCGTCACCGTCGACGGCTGGCTCGCCCTGCCCAGCCACGACACCGATATGCGCACCACGACATCCGGTGCCGACGTAGGCCTGCTGGCGCCGTATCTGCAGAGACACGCGCCATCCCTCCTGGCGGCGGGGCAGCTGGACCTGGACATGACGACGCACGTTCGCGATCAGCGCTTGTCCGCGCAGGGCAAGGCCAAGCTGCGCGACCTGGAATTCAACAACAGCAGCAGCTTGAGCACGCTGCCGCGCAGGGCCATCATTGCCGCGCTCGAGGACCGCAAGGGCGAGGTCAGTTTCGAGTTCACCCTGCAGGGCAGCTTGAAGGACCCCAAGTTTTCGCTGACGGACGACCTTTCCACTCGCATCGTGGGCGGATTCGCCAAGGCCGTGGGCGTCAGTGTCGAAGGCGTGGCCGAGGGCGTCGGCTCCGCGGTCAAGGGCCTGGGAGGCGCCATCGGCGAATTGCTGGGCAAATGA
- a CDS encoding NUDIX domain-containing protein, whose product MTAFSQSTLGQLRALVGPRPLLCPCVRIVLEQPDGAILLHARADFAGMWGLPGGHIEIGESAEQAARREIQEETGLVPGALHPFGHASDPKVEIVTLPNGDVCHYQAVLFHCRQFQGKMRADPLETPELRWIGLDADPLPPMMPHVRATVEAFRRYRAGAGFQLL is encoded by the coding sequence ATGACGGCTTTTTCCCAGTCCACACTGGGACAGCTGCGCGCCCTGGTCGGGCCACGGCCTTTATTGTGTCCATGCGTGCGTATCGTGCTGGAACAGCCGGACGGCGCCATCCTGCTGCATGCGCGCGCCGACTTTGCCGGTATGTGGGGATTGCCGGGCGGGCACATCGAAATCGGCGAATCCGCCGAACAAGCGGCGCGGCGTGAAATCCAAGAGGAAACCGGCCTGGTCCCAGGCGCCCTGCATCCTTTCGGACATGCGTCCGACCCGAAGGTGGAGATCGTGACGCTGCCCAATGGCGACGTCTGCCACTATCAAGCCGTGCTGTTTCACTGCCGGCAATTCCAAGGCAAGATGCGCGCCGATCCGCTCGAAACGCCGGAGTTGCGATGGATCGGCCTGGACGCCGACCCGCTTCCGCCCATGATGCCGCACGTGCGCGCCACCGTGGAAGCATTCCGCCGCTATCGTGCCGGCGCGGGCTTCCAGCTGCTTTGA